A stretch of the Butyricicoccus intestinisimiae genome encodes the following:
- a CDS encoding energy-coupling factor transporter ATPase: MSDMIHAENLTFRYTDFSRATHLALDGVNLTIPYGQFTAILGRNGSGKSTFARMCNAINLPSGGRIWVDGMDTMDEEQLWDIRRACSMVFQNPDNQIVATVVEEDAAFGPENMGVEPKEIRSRVYQALKMVGMYDYHLHAPHLLSGGQKQRVAIAGVLAMKPKCIVLDEPTAMLDPQGRADIMRILHELHEKQHITIILITHHMDEAVQAQRVAVLDGGHLVMDGTPREIFTQTKRLRALGLEAPQSIELLERINQTAGEQIPMDALTVTECADRLEAWLKGGAQK, encoded by the coding sequence ATGTCAGACATGATTCATGCGGAAAATTTAACTTTCCGCTATACAGATTTTTCCCGTGCAACGCATTTGGCGCTGGACGGTGTGAATCTTACAATTCCATATGGACAGTTCACCGCGATTTTGGGTAGAAACGGCTCGGGAAAATCCACGTTTGCCCGCATGTGCAACGCCATCAATCTGCCGTCCGGCGGCAGAATCTGGGTGGATGGAATGGATACCATGGATGAAGAACAACTGTGGGACATTCGCCGTGCCTGCAGTATGGTGTTTCAGAATCCGGATAATCAGATTGTCGCAACCGTCGTAGAGGAAGATGCGGCGTTTGGTCCGGAAAATATGGGTGTAGAGCCCAAAGAAATCCGCAGCCGCGTCTATCAGGCGCTCAAAATGGTTGGGATGTATGACTATCACCTGCACGCGCCGCATTTGCTGTCCGGCGGACAAAAACAGCGCGTTGCCATTGCCGGCGTGCTGGCCATGAAGCCGAAATGCATCGTGCTTGATGAGCCGACTGCTATGCTGGATCCGCAGGGACGTGCGGACATTATGCGTATTTTGCATGAACTGCACGAAAAGCAGCACATTACCATTATTTTGATTACACATCACATGGATGAAGCGGTGCAGGCGCAGCGTGTCGCAGTATTAGACGGCGGGCATCTCGTCATGGACGGCACACCGCGCGAGATTTTCACACAGACCAAACGGCTGCGCGCGTTGGGACTGGAAGCGCCGCAGAGCATTGAACTGCTGGAGCGCATCAACCAGACCGCTGGAGAGCAGATTCCGATGGATGCATTGACCGTCACGGAATGCGCCGACCGGCTGGAAGCATGGCTGAAAGGGGGCGCACAAAAATGA
- a CDS encoding class I SAM-dependent methyltransferase, giving the protein MWIADKWKDFEVLDCGNGEKVERWGKQVLVRPDPQAIWPKQKNVSAWRTADASYHRSSSGGGKWNIKKLPSQWDIHYRELTFHIKPMNFKHTGLFPEQAANWDYVDGLIRKSDKPVRVLNLFAYTGGATLAAAAAGASVCHVDASKGMTQWAKENAAASGLADRPIRWIVDDCKKFVEREIRRGHKYDGIIMDPPSYGRGPTGQVWKIENDIADFIQLTSQLLSDDPLFLLVNSYSTGLAPAVMGYILGTTIASRFGGHIDCQELGLPVKSTGYALPCGNTARWVNTNR; this is encoded by the coding sequence ATGTGGATTGCAGATAAATGGAAAGATTTTGAAGTGCTCGACTGCGGCAATGGCGAAAAAGTAGAGCGCTGGGGCAAGCAGGTGCTGGTTCGTCCGGACCCGCAGGCAATCTGGCCGAAGCAGAAAAACGTTTCTGCTTGGAGAACCGCAGATGCGTCTTATCATCGCTCGTCTTCCGGCGGCGGCAAGTGGAACATCAAAAAGCTGCCGTCTCAGTGGGACATTCATTATCGCGAACTCACGTTTCACATCAAGCCGATGAACTTTAAGCATACCGGTTTGTTTCCGGAGCAGGCGGCAAACTGGGATTATGTAGACGGACTGATTCGCAAGTCGGATAAGCCGGTGCGAGTCCTCAATTTGTTTGCGTACACCGGCGGTGCAACACTGGCGGCAGCTGCTGCAGGCGCCAGCGTCTGCCATGTCGATGCCTCCAAGGGCATGACCCAGTGGGCAAAGGAAAATGCGGCGGCTTCGGGTCTGGCAGATCGTCCGATTCGCTGGATTGTCGATGACTGCAAGAAGTTTGTCGAGCGTGAAATTCGCCGCGGACATAAGTATGACGGCATCATTATGGATCCGCCGAGCTACGGCAGAGGACCGACGGGACAGGTTTGGAAGATTGAAAATGACATTGCTGATTTTATTCAGCTGACCTCTCAGCTGCTGTCGGATGATCCGCTGTTTCTGCTTGTCAACAGCTATTCGACAGGTCTCGCACCGGCTGTCATGGGATATATTCTCGGCACAACGATTGCCTCTCGCTTTGGCGGTCATATTGATTGTCAGGAGCTGGGTCTGCCGGTGAAATCGACGGGCTATGCCCTGCCGTGCGGCAATACGGCACGCTGGGTGAATACCAACCGGTAA
- a CDS encoding YgiQ family radical SAM protein, translating to MAKKTGGFLPISKEDMVSRGWYYCDFLLVTGDAYVDHPSFGTAVISRVLEDAGYRVAILSQPDFRSEADFAAMGQPRYAVLINSGNIDSMVAHYTASKKRRHDDSYSPGGVGGKRPDRAVTVYAKLARRAFPNTPIYLGGLEASLRRFAHYDYWADHIMPSILQDAGADGLMFGMGEKSVLEIAANLKAGKRGPDVCKQVRGTAYFTKNAQDISFPAVWCPSMEETVEDKIKYAESVKIQYAQQDHITGKAIVQKHGHRLLVQNPPSIPLTTEEMDWVYGLPYERTYHPSYEAVGGVPAIAEVQFSIIHNRGCFGGCNFCSLAFHQGRYISSRSHESVVAEGKRIAQHPDFKGYIHDVGGPTANFRFPACKKQETQGLCQNKRCLFPKACGNLRADHSDYLKLLRQLREIPGVKKVFVRSGLRYDYMMADDNDEFFLELVKYHISGQLKVAPEHMSDHALYYMGKPSFDVYRRFKERYERINAKLGKKQYLVPYLMSSHPGAELSDAVHLAEYLHSIGYMPQQVQDFYPTPGTLSTAMYYSGVDPRTMKPVYVAKTPEEKEMQRALLQWRRPDKRAIVIKALLQAGREDLIGYGKECLIRPRPNEHFAHLHTEKPSKRHGRGRNTQPSRRTDRTTDRRAARTSNRSGGGRRDQKSNQKKKYTKHR from the coding sequence ATGGCAAAGAAAACAGGCGGCTTTTTGCCGATTTCAAAAGAAGATATGGTGTCGCGCGGGTGGTATTACTGTGATTTTCTGTTGGTAACCGGTGATGCGTATGTGGATCATCCGTCGTTTGGCACGGCGGTTATCTCGCGTGTGCTGGAGGATGCGGGCTATCGCGTGGCAATTCTGTCCCAGCCGGATTTTCGCTCGGAGGCGGATTTTGCGGCGATGGGACAGCCGCGCTATGCGGTGCTGATTAACAGCGGCAATATTGACTCCATGGTGGCGCATTATACGGCATCCAAAAAGCGGAGACATGACGATTCGTATTCTCCCGGCGGTGTGGGCGGCAAGCGTCCGGATCGTGCGGTAACGGTATATGCGAAGCTCGCGCGCCGTGCGTTTCCGAATACGCCGATTTATCTCGGCGGACTCGAAGCGAGTCTGCGCCGCTTTGCGCACTATGATTATTGGGCGGATCATATTATGCCGTCCATCCTGCAGGATGCGGGAGCAGACGGTCTGATGTTCGGTATGGGCGAGAAATCCGTGCTGGAAATCGCCGCGAATCTGAAGGCGGGAAAGCGCGGACCGGACGTGTGCAAACAGGTTCGCGGCACGGCATATTTTACCAAGAATGCACAAGATATTTCGTTCCCCGCTGTGTGGTGTCCGTCTATGGAAGAAACAGTAGAGGACAAAATCAAATACGCAGAATCGGTAAAGATACAGTACGCACAGCAAGACCATATTACGGGAAAAGCAATTGTACAAAAGCATGGCCATCGCCTGCTGGTGCAGAATCCGCCGTCCATTCCGCTAACGACAGAGGAAATGGACTGGGTATACGGTTTGCCGTATGAGAGAACCTATCATCCGAGTTATGAGGCTGTCGGCGGTGTTCCGGCGATTGCAGAAGTGCAGTTTTCGATTATTCACAACCGCGGCTGTTTCGGCGGCTGTAATTTCTGCTCGCTGGCGTTCCATCAGGGCAGATATATTTCCTCGCGCTCCCATGAATCGGTTGTGGCAGAGGGTAAGCGCATCGCTCAGCATCCGGATTTTAAGGGATATATTCATGATGTCGGCGGCCCGACGGCAAATTTCCGCTTTCCGGCTTGTAAGAAGCAAGAGACACAGGGCTTATGTCAGAATAAGCGCTGTCTGTTCCCGAAGGCCTGCGGCAATTTGCGCGCAGATCATTCGGACTATCTCAAGCTGCTGCGTCAGCTGCGGGAAATTCCCGGCGTCAAGAAGGTATTTGTGCGTTCGGGTCTGCGCTATGATTACATGATGGCGGATGACAACGATGAATTTTTCCTGGAGCTGGTCAAGTATCATATCAGCGGTCAGCTCAAAGTCGCACCGGAGCACATGAGCGATCATGCGCTGTATTATATGGGCAAACCGTCATTTGACGTATACCGCCGGTTCAAGGAGCGGTATGAGCGCATCAATGCAAAATTGGGCAAAAAACAGTACTTGGTACCGTATCTGATGTCCTCGCATCCGGGCGCAGAGCTGAGCGATGCCGTGCATCTGGCAGAATATCTGCACTCGATTGGCTATATGCCGCAGCAGGTGCAGGATTTTTATCCGACACCGGGCACGCTGTCCACAGCGATGTACTATTCCGGCGTCGATCCGCGCACGATGAAGCCGGTGTATGTTGCCAAGACACCGGAGGAAAAGGAAATGCAGCGCGCACTGCTGCAGTGGCGCAGACCGGATAAGCGCGCAATCGTCATCAAAGCGCTGCTGCAGGCGGGACGAGAAGATCTCATCGGCTATGGCAAAGAGTGCCTGATTCGTCCGCGTCCCAATGAACATTTTGCACATTTACACACGGAAAAGCCGTCCAAACGGCACGGTCGCGGACGCAATACGCAGCCATCGCGCAGAACGGACAGAACGACAGATCGGCGTGCAGCGCGCACAAGCAATCGTTCCGGCGGCGGACGCAGAGATCAGAAATCCAACCAAAAGAAGAAATATACCAAACATAGATAA
- a CDS encoding flavin reductase family protein has translation MSFRKIDPTELPGNAIDEICNKWMLLAAGTEDDFNFMTINWGMLGELWFKPAMTVYVRHSRHTFGYMENNDVFTVTCLKPGHEDALKLAGSKSGRDIDKLKESGLTKTMIDGVPTFEEAAYTLVCKKMYAQELPPENCTDMPIFEHAYDAPDYHKMYIGQIVAAYVND, from the coding sequence ATGTCTTTCCGTAAAATTGATCCGACTGAGCTGCCGGGCAACGCCATTGACGAAATCTGCAACAAGTGGATGCTGCTGGCTGCCGGTACAGAGGATGATTTCAATTTCATGACCATCAACTGGGGCATGCTGGGCGAACTGTGGTTTAAGCCGGCAATGACCGTTTATGTGCGTCATTCCCGTCACACCTTTGGCTATATGGAGAACAACGATGTGTTCACCGTGACCTGCCTGAAGCCGGGACATGAGGATGCACTCAAGCTGGCTGGCTCCAAGTCCGGCCGCGACATCGACAAGCTCAAGGAATCCGGTCTGACCAAGACCATGATTGACGGCGTGCCGACCTTTGAGGAAGCTGCATACACCCTCGTGTGCAAGAAGATGTACGCACAGGAGCTGCCGCCGGAGAACTGCACCGATATGCCGATTTTTGAGCACGCATACGATGCACCGGACTACCACAAGATGTATATCGGTCAGATCGTTGCCGCTTACGTCAACGACTAA